From a region of the Streptomyces sp. B21-083 genome:
- a CDS encoding serine/threonine-protein kinase, with protein MSEAERAGASRQDRSERLLAGRYRLGGVLGRGGMGTVWRAEDETLGRTVAVKELRFPGSIDEDEKRRLITRTLREAKAIARIRNNSAVTVFDVVEEDDRPWIVMELVEGKSLAEVIREDGLLEPRRAAEVGLAILDVLRSAHREGILHRDVKPSNVLMSEDGRVVLTDFGIAQVEGDPSITSTGMLVGAPSYISPERARGHKPGPAADLWSLGGLLYASVEGVPPYDKGSAIATLTAVMTEQLEEPKNAGPLKDVIYGLLNKDPAKRLDDAGARRMLNGVIHAPEPKPAAPEPMDTTKVVPLPVLPGKGKEAGKSAESGSPAESGSGGKRVEEAGERFRGAFRSVKKAAVAASAGAGAAVRTKSAGSAGTAGSSESAGAAGADAASGTAGSTSAASGSVASAGVADKGAKSGGAPETGKRTGGTAQGAVVPGARDGQARDRGAPGGNSGAGGRSSGWPVVPPPDLPPRSVPRAPLTDVVPKRTLVLIAVVVAVIVLGVVLALVLGGDGSTDSSAGGAKSGGDKVTSTSSDSAATKEDKDDGTRTDGGQSADTPTGTETGTGTGTGAGEGNSPSASASASGKSAGSAGVSTYKGGQGFSIGLPAGWKYESTGAAGARFAGPDGQRLLVGWTTTPKSDPVADWKNQEQYMTRSQYDRIRIAKVSYRGWNTADWEFTYSEGGTKYRSVDRGFVVNGQLGYGLMFTAKASNWDSELRKETWRTFTETFEPKS; from the coding sequence ATGTCGGAGGCGGAGCGGGCGGGAGCATCCCGTCAGGACAGGAGTGAGCGTCTCCTCGCCGGGCGGTACCGGCTGGGAGGAGTCCTCGGCCGCGGCGGCATGGGCACCGTCTGGCGCGCGGAGGACGAGACCCTCGGCCGGACGGTCGCCGTCAAGGAGCTGAGGTTCCCGGGGAGCATCGACGAGGACGAGAAGCGGCGGCTGATCACGCGGACGCTGCGCGAGGCCAAGGCGATCGCGCGGATCCGCAACAACAGTGCCGTGACCGTCTTCGACGTGGTCGAGGAGGACGACCGGCCGTGGATCGTGATGGAGCTCGTCGAGGGCAAGTCGCTCGCCGAGGTCATCCGTGAGGACGGGCTGCTGGAGCCGCGGCGCGCGGCCGAGGTCGGCCTCGCGATCCTCGACGTGCTCAGGTCCGCGCACCGCGAGGGCATCCTGCACCGCGATGTGAAACCGTCGAACGTGCTGATGTCCGAGGACGGCCGGGTCGTCCTCACCGACTTCGGTATCGCGCAGGTCGAGGGCGACCCTTCGATCACCTCGACCGGCATGCTCGTCGGCGCGCCCTCCTACATCTCGCCTGAGCGGGCCCGAGGCCACAAGCCCGGCCCCGCCGCCGACCTCTGGTCGCTCGGCGGTCTGCTGTACGCGTCGGTCGAGGGTGTGCCGCCGTACGACAAGGGGTCCGCGATCGCGACGCTGACCGCCGTGATGACGGAGCAGCTGGAGGAGCCGAAGAACGCGGGCCCGCTGAAGGACGTGATCTACGGGCTGCTCAACAAGGATCCCGCCAAGCGGCTCGACGACGCCGGTGCGCGCAGGATGCTCAACGGGGTGATCCACGCTCCCGAGCCCAAGCCGGCCGCGCCGGAACCGATGGACACCACGAAGGTCGTGCCGTTGCCGGTCCTGCCGGGCAAGGGCAAGGAAGCCGGTAAGAGCGCGGAGAGCGGGAGCCCGGCCGAATCGGGTTCCGGGGGCAAGCGGGTCGAAGAGGCCGGCGAGCGGTTCCGGGGGGCGTTCCGGTCCGTGAAGAAGGCGGCCGTCGCGGCGAGTGCCGGGGCGGGAGCGGCGGTCCGTACGAAGTCCGCCGGCTCTGCCGGGACCGCCGGTTCCTCCGAGTCCGCGGGAGCGGCCGGGGCCGACGCGGCCTCGGGGACCGCGGGTTCCACGAGCGCGGCGTCGGGGAGTGTGGCTTCCGCCGGTGTGGCGGACAAGGGTGCGAAGAGCGGCGGTGCGCCGGAGACCGGAAAGCGGACCGGCGGTACCGCGCAGGGGGCTGTCGTTCCCGGCGCTCGGGACGGCCAGGCTCGGGACAGGGGAGCGCCGGGGGGTAACTCCGGTGCCGGGGGGCGTAGCTCGGGGTGGCCCGTGGTGCCGCCGCCGGATCTGCCGCCGCGGTCCGTGCCCAGGGCGCCGCTCACCGACGTGGTGCCGAAGCGCACGCTGGTGCTCATCGCGGTGGTCGTCGCCGTCATCGTGCTCGGTGTGGTGCTGGCCCTCGTCCTCGGGGGCGACGGCTCCACCGACAGTTCCGCCGGCGGGGCGAAGAGCGGCGGGGACAAGGTGACGTCCACGTCCTCCGACTCCGCCGCGACCAAGGAGGACAAGGACGACGGCACCCGTACGGACGGTGGGCAGAGCGCCGACACCCCGACCGGCACGGAGACGGGAACCGGGACAGGCACGGGAGCGGGCGAGGGGAACTCACCCAGTGCGTCGGCGAGTGCGTCCGGTAAGTCCGCCGGCTCCGCGGGAGTGTCCACGTACAAGGGCGGGCAGGGGTTCTCCATCGGACTGCCCGCCGGGTGGAAGTACGAGTCCACGGGGGCCGCGGGGGCCCGCTTCGCGGGGCCCGACGGACAGAGGCTGCTCGTGGGGTGGACCACCACACCCAAGAGTGATCCCGTGGCGGACTGGAAGAACCAAGAGCAGTACATGACGCGTTCGCAGTACGACCGGATCCGAATAGCGAAGGTGAGCTACCGCGGCTGGAACACGGCCGACTGGGAGTTCACCTACTCGGAGGGCGGGACGAAGTACCGGTCGGTGGACCGGGGGTTCGTCGTCAACGGCCAACTCGGGTATGGGCTCATGTTCACGGCGAAAGCGTCGAATTGGGACAGTGAGCTGCGCAAGGAGACATGGCGGACCTTCACGGAGACGTTCGAGCCGAAATCGTGA
- the guaB gene encoding IMP dehydrogenase — protein MTANVDGVPAKFATLGLTYDDVLLLPGASEVLPNAVDTSSRISRNVRVNIPLLSAAMDKVTESRMAIAMARQGGVGVLHRNLSIEDQVNQVDLVKRSESGMVTDPITVHPDATLGEADALCAKFRISGVPVTDGNGKLLGIVTNRDMAFETDRSRQVREVMTPMPLVTGKVGISGTEAMELLRRHKIEKLPLVDDSGLLKGLITVKDFVKAEKYPSAAKDAEGRLLVGAAVGASPEALERAQALAEAGVDFLVVDTSHGHNSNALSWMSKIKSSVHVDVIGGNVATRDGAQALIDAGVDGIKVGVGPGSICTTRVVAGIGVPQVTAIYEAALAARVAGIPVIGDGGLQYSGDIGKALAAGADSVMLGSLLAGCEESPGELQFINGKQFKSYRGMGSLGAMQSRGQAKSYSKDRYFQADVGSDDKLVPEGIEGQVPYRGPLANVLHQLVGGLRQTMGYVGAATVGEMETKGRFVRITSAGLKESHPHDIQMTVEAPNYSRK, from the coding sequence ATGACTGCCAACGTCGACGGAGTGCCCGCCAAGTTCGCGACACTCGGGCTTACCTACGACGACGTGCTGCTGCTGCCGGGCGCATCGGAAGTGCTGCCCAACGCGGTCGACACCTCGTCCCGCATCTCCCGCAACGTCCGCGTCAACATCCCGCTGCTGTCCGCGGCGATGGACAAGGTGACCGAGTCGCGCATGGCGATCGCCATGGCCCGGCAGGGTGGCGTCGGCGTGTTGCACCGCAACCTCTCCATCGAGGACCAGGTCAACCAGGTCGACCTCGTGAAGCGCTCCGAGTCCGGCATGGTCACCGACCCGATCACGGTGCACCCGGACGCGACGCTGGGTGAGGCGGACGCGCTGTGTGCCAAGTTCCGCATCAGCGGCGTCCCGGTGACCGACGGCAACGGCAAGCTGCTCGGCATCGTCACCAACCGCGACATGGCCTTCGAGACCGACCGCTCGCGTCAGGTCCGTGAGGTCATGACACCGATGCCGCTGGTCACGGGCAAGGTCGGCATCTCCGGCACCGAGGCCATGGAGCTGCTGCGCCGTCACAAGATCGAGAAGCTTCCCCTGGTCGACGACTCCGGCCTCCTCAAGGGTCTGATCACGGTCAAGGACTTCGTCAAGGCCGAGAAGTACCCGAGTGCCGCCAAGGACGCCGAGGGCCGGCTGCTCGTCGGCGCGGCCGTCGGTGCGAGCCCCGAGGCGCTGGAGCGCGCCCAGGCGCTCGCCGAGGCCGGCGTGGACTTCCTGGTCGTCGACACCTCGCACGGGCACAACAGCAACGCCCTGAGCTGGATGTCGAAGATCAAGTCGAGCGTCCACGTCGACGTGATCGGCGGCAACGTGGCCACGCGTGACGGCGCCCAGGCCCTGATCGACGCGGGCGTCGACGGCATCAAGGTGGGCGTCGGACCCGGCTCCATCTGCACCACCCGCGTGGTCGCCGGCATCGGCGTACCCCAGGTGACGGCGATCTACGAGGCGGCCCTCGCGGCCCGCGTCGCGGGTATCCCGGTGATCGGCGACGGTGGCCTGCAGTACTCCGGCGACATCGGTAAGGCGCTCGCCGCCGGCGCCGACTCCGTGATGCTGGGCAGCCTCCTGGCGGGCTGCGAGGAGTCCCCGGGCGAGCTGCAGTTCATCAACGGCAAGCAGTTCAAGTCGTACCGCGGGATGGGCTCGCTGGGCGCCATGCAGTCGCGCGGCCAGGCGAAGTCGTACTCCAAGGACCGTTACTTCCAGGCCGACGTCGGCTCGGACGACAAGCTCGTCCCCGAGGGCATCGAGGGCCAGGTGCCCTACCGCGGTCCCCTGGCGAACGTGCTGCACCAGCTCGTCGGCGGTCTGCGCCAGACCATGGGATACGTCGGTGCGGCCACCGTCGGCGAGATGGAGACCAAGGGCCGGTTCGTCCGCATCACGTCGGCGGGCCTCAAGGAGAGCCACCCGCACGACATCCAGATGACGGTCGAGGCGCCCAACTACAGCCGTAAGTAG
- a CDS encoding glycerol-3-phosphate dehydrogenase/oxidase codes for MRTAALGPAERAESLAAMAERELDVLVVGAGVVGAGTALDSVTRGLSTGLVEARDWASGTSSRSSKLIHGGLRYLEMLDFALVREALKERGLLLERLAPHLVKPVAFLYPLQHQGWERLYAGAGVALYDAMSMARGHGRGLPTHRHLSRRHALRVAPALKKDALVGALQYYDAQMDDARFVATLVRTAAAYGAKVANRARVTGFLREGERVVGARVRDVEGGGEYEIRARQIVNATGVWTDDTQGMVGERGRFHVRASKGIHLVVPKDRIHSTTGLILRTEKSVLFVIPWGRHWIVGTTDTDWDLDKAHPAASSADIDYLLEHVNSVLAVPLTRDDVQGVYAGLRPLLAGESDATSKLSREHTVAHPVPGLVVVAGGKYTTYRVMAKDAVDAAVHGLDQRVAECVTEDVPLLGAEGYRALWNARARTAARTGLHVVRVEHLLNRYGSLAQEVLDLIAADSALGEPLQAAEDYLRAEIVYAASHEGARHLDDVLTRRTRISIETFDRGTRSSREAAELMAPVLGWDKGRIEREVEHYDKRVEAERESQRQPDDLTADAARLGAPDIVPL; via the coding sequence ATGAGGACAGCGGCACTGGGACCGGCGGAGCGTGCCGAGTCACTGGCAGCAATGGCCGAGCGTGAGCTGGATGTGCTGGTCGTGGGCGCCGGCGTGGTCGGAGCGGGCACCGCGCTCGACTCCGTGACCCGCGGTCTGTCCACGGGACTGGTGGAGGCCCGTGACTGGGCGTCGGGCACGTCGAGCAGGTCCAGCAAACTCATCCACGGTGGCCTGCGCTATCTGGAGATGCTCGACTTCGCCCTGGTCAGGGAGGCGCTGAAGGAACGCGGGCTGTTGCTGGAGCGGCTCGCGCCGCACCTGGTCAAGCCGGTGGCGTTCCTGTACCCGCTGCAGCACCAGGGCTGGGAGCGGCTGTACGCCGGAGCGGGCGTCGCGCTCTACGACGCGATGTCGATGGCCCGCGGGCATGGGCGGGGTCTGCCGACACACCGTCACCTGAGCCGTCGTCACGCCCTGCGTGTCGCGCCCGCCTTGAAGAAGGACGCGCTGGTCGGAGCGTTGCAGTATTACGACGCGCAGATGGACGACGCCCGCTTCGTGGCCACCCTGGTGCGCACGGCGGCGGCGTACGGCGCGAAGGTCGCCAACCGCGCGCGGGTGACGGGCTTCCTGCGGGAGGGGGAGCGGGTCGTCGGTGCGCGGGTGCGGGATGTCGAGGGCGGCGGGGAGTACGAGATCCGCGCCCGGCAGATCGTCAACGCCACCGGGGTGTGGACCGACGACACCCAGGGGATGGTCGGCGAGCGGGGCCGGTTCCACGTCCGGGCGTCCAAGGGCATCCATCTGGTCGTGCCCAAGGACCGGATCCACTCGACGACCGGGCTGATCCTGCGCACCGAGAAGTCCGTGCTGTTCGTGATCCCCTGGGGCCGGCACTGGATCGTCGGGACGACGGACACCGACTGGGACCTGGACAAGGCCCACCCGGCGGCCTCCAGCGCCGACATCGACTATCTGCTGGAACACGTGAACTCGGTACTCGCGGTGCCGCTGACGAGGGACGACGTCCAGGGCGTGTACGCGGGCCTGCGGCCCCTGCTCGCCGGGGAGTCCGACGCCACCAGCAAGCTGTCGCGCGAGCACACGGTGGCGCATCCGGTGCCCGGGCTCGTGGTCGTGGCGGGCGGCAAGTACACGACCTATCGGGTGATGGCGAAGGACGCGGTCGACGCGGCGGTGCACGGGCTCGACCAGCGGGTCGCCGAGTGCGTGACGGAGGACGTGCCGCTGCTGGGTGCCGAGGGCTACCGCGCGCTGTGGAACGCCCGGGCGCGGACGGCCGCGCGCACCGGCCTCCATGTGGTGCGCGTGGAGCACCTGCTGAACCGGTACGGCTCACTGGCCCAGGAGGTCCTCGATCTGATCGCCGCGGACTCCGCGCTCGGCGAGCCGCTGCAGGCCGCCGAGGACTATCTGCGGGCGGAGATCGTGTACGCGGCCTCGCACGAGGGTGCGCGGCATCTGGACGACGTGCTGACCCGGCGGACCAGGATCTCGATCGAGACGTTCGACCGGGGGACGCGCAGTTCGCGTGAGGCGGCGGAGCTGATGGCGCCCGTCCTCGGCTGGGACAAGGGTCGGATCGAGCGTGAGGTCGAGCACTACGACAAGCGCGTGGAGGCGGAACGCGAGTCGCAGCGGCAGCCGGACGACCTCACGGCGGACGCGGCACGGCTGGGTGCGCCGGACATCGTGCCGCTCTGA
- a CDS encoding protein kinase, which yields MEEYAGRVLADRYRLPLPPSDEFEQRETRAFDTYSGQEVLVRQVPLPEVVEAEVLDADGLPDGFVARDGRRVRGAAARSAATRRPSDPTVLRAMEAAQAAASIPDHPRLDQVFDVFAQGGSLWIVSELVPARSLEALLAEKPLTPYRAAEVAADVLMALRVLHAHGWVHRNITERTVLVCDDGRVMLTGLAAGAAEEALCGYDPVPGQGGPGAAGAPGDASVAVDASGTGGGAGRPGGGGGGYGVAGGRFAGDSGVDAEAARRAAIEARVGGGAGSGSGSDGGGGYGQSPASSAGGQAVARPQGLTGGGGGGPGRSGGGYGVAGGTFGGDSGVDPEAARRAAIEARAGGGMPGTGVEGSGGGSGERRASETEGDIRAARAGAIAAYRAGARAAARVQEAEQSGRMALPGARPSIEAAGDAGTGVHDAGVERAPATPPPGQIADPYGVRNTSAWNGVALPASGVAGPAGQARTALPAGGNGAAANGLADSIPHQQHRPLTHAAPQEQLQDQPHVQPQDQRPPVDRVPGGPSGRWDGTAVADAPRRGPATALAAERARQARMAVVGAVTERWAPEQAGPVHENWQLAAPIGPATDLWALGALLFRAVQGHAPYPEESTAELVQLVCAEPPAFAEECGPLRPVVESLLRQDPTERLDFEELNGWLRSLVRSAPEPEAGAHVVAAPPTDPRRLPIVRRRGELVRRRKAGLPATGPHGRHKRARQEQRAPRKLGRNLLLLILLALAAAIAYALFFMPKANSDGARDGERTGSAGKVSAAPEQSSDTPDASSEPRPEQTSPGGGKGNSASPSAGSSETTPAGGPDAAAGFTVHTDPAGFRVAVADGWDRAGKNGRGQVVYSHGSFQLIVVPGRDTTKTSGADPMAYQREREYELQPFRDSTWATSSGMRTIEVGGRTMVEGQFTWQNSSGSEVFVRNLAIVVDGRYHVVQVRGPEAERDEVTRLYEQAAATYQPTG from the coding sequence GTGGAGGAATATGCGGGGCGGGTACTCGCAGACCGCTACCGCCTGCCGCTGCCGCCGTCCGATGAGTTCGAACAGCGCGAGACCCGGGCCTTCGACACCTACAGCGGGCAGGAAGTCCTGGTCAGGCAGGTGCCGTTGCCCGAAGTCGTCGAGGCCGAGGTGCTCGACGCGGACGGGCTGCCGGACGGGTTCGTGGCACGGGACGGGCGTCGGGTGCGAGGCGCTGCCGCGCGGTCCGCGGCCACCCGCCGACCCAGCGATCCGACCGTACTGCGCGCCATGGAGGCCGCGCAGGCCGCCGCGTCCATCCCTGATCACCCACGGCTCGACCAGGTCTTCGACGTGTTCGCCCAGGGGGGCTCACTGTGGATAGTGAGTGAACTGGTGCCGGCCAGGTCCCTGGAGGCGCTGCTCGCCGAGAAGCCGCTGACGCCGTATCGCGCGGCCGAGGTCGCCGCCGACGTCCTCATGGCCCTGCGGGTGCTGCACGCCCACGGCTGGGTGCACCGCAACATCACCGAGCGCACGGTGCTCGTCTGCGACGACGGACGCGTGATGCTCACGGGGCTGGCGGCCGGGGCGGCGGAAGAGGCGCTGTGCGGGTACGACCCGGTACCCGGCCAGGGCGGGCCTGGGGCGGCCGGCGCGCCGGGGGACGCGAGCGTGGCGGTCGACGCTTCCGGGACGGGTGGCGGTGCGGGTCGTCCCGGTGGAGGCGGCGGGGGTTACGGGGTTGCCGGGGGGAGGTTCGCCGGGGATTCCGGCGTGGATGCCGAGGCTGCTCGGCGGGCCGCCATCGAGGCGCGCGTCGGCGGTGGTGCGGGCTCGGGGAGCGGTAGCGACGGAGGCGGTGGTTACGGACAGTCACCGGCTTCGTCGGCGGGAGGACAGGCCGTGGCGAGGCCGCAGGGCTTGACCGGCGGTGGGGGCGGAGGTCCCGGACGTTCCGGCGGGGGTTACGGGGTTGCCGGGGGGACGTTCGGCGGGGATTCCGGTGTGGATCCCGAGGCTGCCCGGCGTGCCGCCATCGAGGCGCGGGCGGGTGGAGGGATGCCGGGGACCGGCGTCGAGGGGAGCGGCGGAGGCTCCGGCGAGCGGCGGGCGTCGGAGACAGAGGGGGACATCCGGGCGGCGCGGGCCGGGGCCATCGCCGCATATCGGGCGGGGGCCCGGGCAGCGGCCCGGGTTCAGGAGGCCGAGCAGAGCGGGCGCATGGCGCTGCCCGGCGCCCGGCCTTCGATCGAGGCGGCCGGTGACGCGGGTACCGGTGTGCACGACGCCGGTGTGGAGCGGGCTCCGGCCACTCCGCCTCCGGGGCAGATCGCCGACCCCTACGGCGTGCGCAACACGTCTGCCTGGAACGGTGTCGCCCTCCCCGCGAGCGGGGTCGCCGGACCTGCCGGACAGGCGCGTACCGCTCTCCCCGCCGGAGGGAACGGCGCCGCGGCGAACGGGTTGGCCGACAGCATTCCGCACCAGCAGCACCGCCCGCTCACCCACGCCGCGCCTCAGGAGCAACTCCAGGACCAGCCCCACGTCCAGCCGCAGGACCAGCGTCCGCCGGTCGACCGTGTCCCCGGTGGGCCTTCGGGGCGCTGGGACGGCACGGCTGTCGCCGACGCGCCCAGGCGTGGGCCCGCCACCGCGCTGGCCGCCGAGCGGGCACGGCAGGCACGGATGGCTGTCGTCGGGGCGGTGACCGAGCGCTGGGCGCCCGAGCAGGCCGGGCCCGTCCACGAGAACTGGCAGCTGGCCGCGCCCATCGGTCCCGCGACGGACCTGTGGGCGCTCGGCGCGCTGCTCTTCAGGGCCGTACAGGGTCATGCGCCCTATCCCGAGGAGTCGACGGCCGAGCTGGTGCAGCTGGTGTGTGCCGAGCCGCCCGCCTTCGCCGAGGAGTGCGGGCCCCTGCGGCCCGTCGTGGAGTCGCTGCTGCGTCAGGACCCCACCGAGCGGCTCGACTTCGAGGAGTTGAACGGCTGGCTGCGCTCCCTCGTCAGGTCGGCGCCCGAGCCGGAGGCGGGCGCGCACGTCGTCGCCGCGCCACCCACCGATCCGCGCCGGCTGCCGATCGTGCGCCGCCGGGGCGAACTGGTGCGCAGGCGTAAGGCCGGCCTGCCCGCCACCGGTCCGCACGGCCGGCACAAGCGGGCCAGGCAGGAGCAGCGGGCGCCCCGCAAACTGGGCCGCAACCTGCTCCTGCTGATACTGCTGGCGCTGGCCGCGGCGATCGCGTACGCCCTGTTCTTCATGCCGAAGGCCAACAGCGACGGAGCGCGGGACGGGGAGCGGACCGGTTCCGCCGGGAAGGTCAGTGCGGCGCCGGAGCAGTCGTCCGACACTCCGGACGCGAGCAGCGAACCGAGGCCCGAGCAGACCTCGCCCGGCGGCGGAAAGGGCAACAGCGCCTCCCCGTCGGCGGGTTCGTCCGAAACGACGCCGGCCGGCGGGCCCGATGCCGCAGCCGGTTTCACCGTGCACACCGACCCTGCGGGCTTCCGCGTCGCCGTGGCCGACGGCTGGGACCGGGCCGGTAAGAACGGGCGCGGCCAAGTCGTGTACTCGCACGGCTCGTTCCAGCTGATCGTCGTACCGGGCCGGGACACCACCAAGACGTCCGGCGCCGATCCGATGGCGTACCAGCGGGAGCGGGAGTACGAGTTGCAGCCGTTCCGCGACTCGACCTGGGCCACGTCCAGCGGGATGCGGACCATCGAGGTGGGCGGACGGACCATGGTCGAGGGGCAGTTCACCTGGCAGAACAGCTCCGGCAGCGAGGTGTTCGTACGCAATCTCGCGATAGTCGTCGACGGCCGGTACCACGTGGTCCAGGTGCGCGGACCGGAGGCCGAGCGGGACGAGGTGACCCGGCTGTACG
- a CDS encoding nucleotide sugar dehydrogenase, protein MPADLAVIGLGHLGLPLAQAAVAAGIPTLGYKTGPEAGSLTAAELRRMLSKGFRTAAGPAELGRVRTAVICAPTPRGADGTLDLSQVEAAARTLAARLRPHTTVILESPVHPGTTEEFLRPLLEEGSGLRAGRDFHLAYSPSRVDPGNRDFTPANTPKVIGGLTPACTESAAAFYGRLTDKVVRARGPREAETVQLLETNFRHVNIALVNEMAVLCHDLGVDLWDVIRCAETKPFGFQAFRPGPGVGGHAVPQDLHNHTGHTGRTGRALRMVELAQQVNDHMPQYVIQRAATLLNEHGKSARGARVLLLGVTYKPDLADQQGSPAQEIAIRLMELGASVSYHDPHIPSWSVLERPLPRADSLYEAAADADLTILLQQHRTYDLQGLSVKAQLLLDTRGATPTGAAHRL, encoded by the coding sequence ATGCCCGCAGACCTCGCCGTCATCGGACTCGGACATCTCGGCCTGCCACTGGCCCAGGCGGCCGTCGCCGCAGGCATCCCCACCCTCGGATACAAGACCGGCCCCGAGGCCGGTTCCCTCACCGCCGCCGAACTGCGCCGCATGCTCTCCAAGGGCTTCCGGACAGCCGCCGGCCCCGCCGAACTCGGCCGTGTACGCACCGCCGTCATCTGCGCGCCCACACCACGCGGCGCCGACGGAACCCTTGACCTGAGCCAGGTGGAGGCCGCCGCCCGCACCCTCGCCGCGCGCCTGCGCCCGCACACCACGGTGATCCTTGAGTCGCCCGTCCACCCGGGAACGACGGAGGAGTTCCTGCGCCCTCTCCTCGAAGAGGGCTCCGGACTGCGGGCGGGCCGCGACTTCCACCTCGCCTACTCCCCCAGCCGCGTCGACCCCGGCAACCGCGACTTCACCCCCGCCAACACCCCGAAGGTCATCGGCGGCCTCACCCCCGCGTGCACCGAGTCGGCCGCCGCCTTCTACGGCAGGCTCACCGACAAGGTCGTCCGCGCGCGTGGACCCCGGGAAGCGGAAACGGTGCAGCTCCTGGAGACCAACTTCCGGCATGTCAACATCGCCCTCGTCAATGAGATGGCCGTCCTCTGCCACGACCTGGGCGTCGACCTGTGGGACGTCATCCGCTGCGCGGAGACCAAGCCGTTCGGCTTCCAGGCATTCCGCCCAGGCCCGGGTGTGGGCGGCCACGCCGTCCCCCAGGACCTGCACAACCACACGGGCCACACCGGCCGCACGGGCCGCGCCCTGCGCATGGTGGAACTCGCCCAGCAGGTCAACGACCACATGCCCCAGTACGTCATCCAGCGCGCGGCCACCCTCCTGAACGAGCACGGCAAATCGGCCCGGGGCGCACGCGTACTGCTGCTGGGGGTCACCTACAAGCCCGACCTCGCCGACCAGCAGGGTTCCCCCGCCCAGGAGATCGCGATCCGCCTGATGGAACTGGGCGCCTCGGTCAGCTACCACGACCCGCACATCCCGTCCTGGAGCGTCCTGGAGCGCCCCCTCCCCCGCGCGGACTCCCTCTACGAGGCGGCAGCCGACGCCGACCTGACGATCCTCCTCCAGCAGCACCGCACGTACGACCTCCAAGGCCTGTCGGTGAAGGCACAGCTGCTGCTGGACACCCGGGGGGCGACTCCTACGGGGGCGGCGCATCGGTTGTGA
- a CDS encoding GuaB3 family IMP dehydrogenase-related protein: MTEIEIGRGKRGRRAYAFDDIAVVPSRRTRDPKEVSIAWQIDAYRFELPFLAAPMDSVVSPATAIRIGELGGLGVLNLEGLWTRYEDPQPLLDEIAELDVDTATRRLQEIYAAPIKEELIGARIKEVRDSGVVTAAALSPQRTAQFSKAVVDAGVDIFVIRGTTVSAEHVSGAAEPLNLKQFIYELDVPVIVGGCATYTAALHLMRTGAAGVLVGFGGGAAHTTRNVLGIRVPMATSVADVAAARRDYMDESGGRYVHVIADGGVGWSGDLPKAIACGADAVMMGSPLARATDAPGKGHHWGMEAVNEELPRGKKVDLGTVGTIEEVLMGPSHTPDGSMNFFGALRRAMSTTGYSDLKEFQRVEVTVADSQHMR, translated from the coding sequence GTGACTGAGATCGAGATCGGGCGCGGCAAGCGCGGCCGTAGGGCGTACGCCTTCGACGACATCGCCGTCGTCCCCAGCCGTCGTACGCGCGACCCGAAGGAGGTCTCGATCGCCTGGCAGATCGACGCCTACCGCTTCGAGCTGCCCTTCCTGGCGGCCCCCATGGACTCGGTCGTCTCCCCGGCCACCGCGATCCGCATCGGCGAGCTGGGCGGCCTCGGCGTCCTCAACCTCGAAGGCCTCTGGACCCGGTACGAGGACCCGCAGCCGCTGCTCGACGAGATCGCCGAGCTGGACGTGGACACCGCGACCCGCCGTCTCCAGGAGATCTACGCGGCTCCCATCAAGGAGGAGCTGATCGGCGCGCGCATCAAGGAGGTGCGCGACTCGGGCGTGGTCACCGCCGCCGCGCTCTCCCCGCAGCGCACGGCCCAGTTCTCCAAGGCCGTCGTCGACGCGGGCGTGGACATCTTCGTCATCCGCGGTACGACGGTCTCCGCGGAGCACGTCTCCGGTGCCGCCGAACCGCTGAACCTGAAGCAGTTCATCTACGAGCTGGATGTCCCGGTGATCGTCGGCGGCTGCGCCACCTACACCGCGGCCCTGCACCTGATGCGCACCGGCGCGGCCGGCGTGCTGGTCGGCTTCGGCGGCGGCGCCGCGCACACCACCCGCAACGTGCTGGGCATCCGCGTCCCGATGGCCACCTCGGTCGCCGATGTGGCCGCCGCCCGCCGCGACTACATGGACGAGTCCGGCGGCCGGTACGTGCACGTGATCGCGGACGGCGGCGTCGGCTGGTCCGGCGACCTCCCGAAGGCGATCGCCTGTGGCGCCGACGCGGTCATGATGGGCTCCCCGCTGGCCCGCGCCACGGACGCGCCCGGCAAGGGCCACCACTGGGGCATGGAGGCCGTCAACGAGGAGCTGCCGCGCGGCAAGAAGGTCGACCTCGGCACGGTCGGCACGATCGAGGAGGTCCTCATGGGCCCGTCGCACACGCCCGACGGCTCGATGAACTTCTTCGGCGCCCTGCGCCGCGCCATGTCCACCACGGGCTACAGCGACCTCAAGGAGTTCCAGCGCGTCGAGGTGACGGTGGCGGACTCGCAGCACATGCGATGA